Proteins found in one Fulvitalea axinellae genomic segment:
- a CDS encoding helix-turn-helix domain-containing protein, whose translation MDTYLRLTLYEREFILRLRAKGYSTRFIAKFLRRAPSTISRELKRNTIQISGYNPYLAQDLAEARQRICVGHNRQCPEYKRWVGVRDYLPKLPRIFVAWHSDIKFYPRGLTGFMGSNVYRLPSLLATKDKPFHFLDLLECHRLLRRWWRWQEFRERREAIYSGRKPADPIIPKKKPPSLSYSKRPKTEATPKIQPDTHRRAG comes from the coding sequence CGCCTGCGCGCCAAGGGATATTCAACGCGATTTATAGCGAAATTTCTAAGGCGTGCGCCGTCCACCATCAGCCGTGAGCTAAAGCGCAATACCATACAGATTTCCGGCTATAACCCATACCTGGCCCAAGACTTGGCCGAAGCCCGCCAGCGCATTTGCGTAGGCCACAACCGCCAATGCCCCGAATACAAACGCTGGGTAGGCGTGCGGGATTATCTGCCCAAACTGCCCAGAATATTCGTAGCCTGGCATTCCGACATAAAGTTTTATCCCCGGGGCCTCACCGGATTTATGGGAAGCAATGTTTACCGGCTACCTTCCCTACTCGCCACCAAAGACAAACCATTCCACTTTCTTGACCTACTGGAATGCCACCGCTTACTACGAAGATGGTGGCGCTGGCAAGAATTCCGGGAACGGCGGGAAGCCATATACAGTGGAAGGAAGCCCGCCGACCCCATCATACCAAAGAAAAAACCGCCGAGCCTAAGCTACAGCAAAAGGCCCAAAACCGAAGCCACCCCGAAAATACAACCCGACACACACCGCCGGGCCGGATAA